One Desulfatiglans anilini DSM 4660 DNA window includes the following coding sequences:
- a CDS encoding branched-chain amino acid ABC transporter permease — MELFLMTLTTGVMVGGIYALVALGWVLIYKCSGVLNLAMGELTIIGAYVSLTFYNLGIPFILAVILTLLVGIILGILTERIFLDKLIGEPILAVIMVTVGLSFFFKGVVQFIWATDTRVFTPPVFSIQPISIGFLKVSPVYLWSFILAILLLIVFVAFFKYTRWGLSMQATADDETAALSLGVSARFVYAAAWAIAFMSAGVGGALLGNINGINMSVGYLGLLVLPAVVLGGLNSVPGAIVGGIVIGLLQNFAGTYLDEYFPGGVKEIVPFAFMAVFLLFKPYGLWGWERIERV; from the coding sequence ATGGAACTTTTCTTGATGACGTTGACGACAGGAGTCATGGTCGGAGGGATCTATGCCCTGGTGGCCCTGGGCTGGGTACTGATTTACAAGTGTTCGGGCGTCCTCAACCTGGCCATGGGGGAACTGACGATCATCGGCGCTTACGTCTCACTGACTTTTTATAATCTTGGGATTCCATTTATCCTGGCTGTCATCCTGACGCTCTTAGTGGGAATCATCCTTGGAATCCTGACGGAGCGGATCTTCCTCGATAAGCTCATTGGCGAGCCGATCCTGGCTGTCATCATGGTGACGGTGGGATTGTCCTTTTTTTTCAAAGGCGTGGTGCAGTTCATATGGGCCACGGATACCCGCGTTTTCACCCCGCCCGTTTTTTCGATCCAGCCCATCAGCATCGGTTTTTTGAAGGTTTCCCCCGTTTATCTGTGGTCGTTCATTCTGGCCATCCTGTTGCTAATCGTCTTTGTGGCCTTCTTCAAGTACACCCGGTGGGGTCTGTCGATGCAGGCTACTGCGGATGACGAGACCGCCGCGTTGTCGCTCGGTGTGAGTGCGAGGTTCGTTTATGCCGCGGCCTGGGCCATCGCCTTCATGAGCGCCGGAGTGGGAGGGGCGCTGCTTGGAAATATCAACGGAATCAATATGTCGGTGGGGTATCTGGGCCTGCTGGTTCTACCGGCCGTTGTACTCGGCGGCCTGAATTCGGTGCCGGGGGCGATCGTCGGCGGCATCGTCATCGGGCTCCTCCAGAACTTTGCCGGGACCTATCTCGACGAATATTTCCCCGGCGGCGTAAAGGAGATCGTACCCTTCGCCTTCATGGCGGTGTTTCTTCTGTTCAAGCCCTATGGGCTTTGGGGCTGGGAAAGGATCGAGCGGGTCTGA
- a CDS encoding AMP-binding protein gives MNGTGIEITKNLTIPKLFSSQCKRYGSGKVAMREKEFGIWRPFTWQDYYDNVKYLSLGMVKMGLKRGDKVAMIGDNRPEGLWAEMAALCAGGIAVWLFQDCMMEEVKYIIDHSDATFFVGETQEEVDKALAIKDACPKLRWVLWDDPKGMRNYDQDFLMSIPRVQELGRQLDKEDPGLFERVIEEGHGDDVCLLFYTSGTTALPKGALLSHWNMLTMGQNLMSVDPCYDTDDFVSYLPFAWIGEQMMSISCGLQVGFTINFPEEPETAQENIREIGPHVMFAPPRLYEGMTRKVQVKYIDSTWIKRKIYGFSTKVGYKVANMHFEKEPIPWHLKLLQWIAYAAMQKKLKDHLGMSRLRHAYTGGAAMGPDHFRFFHALGVNLKQIYGQTEIAGISIVHRDGDIKFDTVGTPIPDTEVKITEEGEILSRSPSVFLGYYKNDEATRKTLVDGWLYSGDRGFIDEDGHLVVFDRSKDVMTLNDGRPFSPQYLETRLKFSPFIQEAWVIGDKRPYVAAVMCIDYAVVGKWADERKLNYTSYTELSQKPEVYDLVQKQIEESNKDLPGPAKIHKFVNLYKAFDADDEELTRTSKLKRAFVENRYKDIVNGLYSDDDVVHMDTTITYEDGREQRIKTDLRIQRVSL, from the coding sequence ATGAATGGAACCGGGATAGAAATAACCAAGAATCTGACTATCCCCAAGCTCTTCTCGAGCCAGTGCAAGCGTTACGGCAGCGGCAAGGTGGCCATGCGGGAGAAGGAATTCGGCATCTGGCGGCCTTTCACATGGCAGGATTATTATGACAACGTCAAGTATCTCAGCCTCGGTATGGTGAAGATGGGGCTGAAGCGGGGCGACAAGGTCGCGATGATCGGCGACAACCGGCCCGAGGGCCTCTGGGCGGAGATGGCGGCTCTCTGCGCGGGCGGGATTGCGGTCTGGCTCTTCCAGGACTGCATGATGGAAGAGGTGAAATACATCATCGATCACTCGGACGCCACGTTCTTCGTCGGGGAGACGCAGGAAGAGGTTGACAAGGCCCTGGCCATCAAAGATGCCTGCCCGAAGCTGCGCTGGGTGTTGTGGGACGATCCGAAGGGGATGCGGAATTACGATCAGGACTTTCTGATGAGCATCCCCCGGGTCCAGGAACTGGGTCGACAGCTCGACAAAGAAGACCCCGGATTGTTCGAGAGGGTCATAGAGGAGGGACACGGCGATGATGTGTGCCTCCTTTTTTATACCTCGGGGACGACCGCCCTGCCGAAAGGCGCGCTGCTTTCCCACTGGAACATGCTGACCATGGGGCAGAACCTCATGTCCGTGGACCCCTGCTATGACACCGACGACTTCGTGTCCTATCTCCCGTTCGCATGGATCGGGGAGCAGATGATGTCGATTTCGTGCGGCCTTCAGGTGGGCTTCACCATCAATTTCCCCGAAGAGCCCGAGACCGCCCAGGAGAACATCCGCGAGATCGGACCGCACGTCATGTTTGCACCTCCGCGCCTCTATGAAGGGATGACCCGCAAGGTGCAGGTCAAGTATATCGATTCGACATGGATCAAACGTAAAATTTACGGATTCTCGACCAAGGTGGGCTACAAGGTCGCCAACATGCACTTCGAAAAGGAGCCTATACCCTGGCATCTGAAACTGCTGCAGTGGATCGCCTATGCCGCCATGCAGAAGAAGCTGAAAGATCATCTGGGCATGTCGCGCCTTCGGCACGCCTATACCGGGGGCGCCGCCATGGGGCCGGATCATTTCCGGTTCTTCCACGCCCTGGGTGTCAATCTGAAGCAGATCTACGGCCAGACGGAGATCGCGGGCATCTCGATCGTGCACCGGGACGGCGACATCAAGTTCGACACGGTGGGGACACCGATACCGGATACCGAGGTGAAGATTACGGAGGAGGGCGAGATCCTCTCCCGCAGCCCCTCCGTCTTCCTGGGGTATTACAAGAACGATGAGGCCACGCGCAAGACGCTGGTGGACGGCTGGCTCTATTCGGGAGACCGCGGGTTCATCGACGAGGACGGGCATCTGGTGGTCTTCGACCGTTCGAAGGATGTCATGACGCTCAACGACGGACGCCCCTTCTCGCCCCAATACCTCGAGACGCGGCTCAAGTTCAGCCCCTTTATCCAGGAGGCGTGGGTGATCGGAGACAAGCGCCCTTATGTGGCCGCCGTCATGTGCATCGACTACGCGGTGGTGGGCAAATGGGCCGATGAACGGAAGCTCAACTATACGAGCTATACGGAGCTTTCTCAAAAACCGGAGGTTTATGATCTCGTTCAGAAACAGATCGAGGAGTCCAACAAGGACCTTCCCGGGCCTGCGAAGATCCACAAGTTCGTCAATCTCTACAAGGCATTCGATGCGGACGATGAGGAGTTGACGCGCACGAGCAAGCTCAAACGCGCGTTCGTTGAAAACCGGTATAAGGATATCGTCAATGGGCTCTATTCCGATGACGACGTCGTCCATATGGATACGACCATCACCTACGAAGATGGCAGGGAACAGCGCATCAAAACGGATCTGCGTATCCAAAGGGTCAGCCTTTAG
- a CDS encoding ABC transporter ATP-binding protein encodes MVQVGELKEGDTLLKLEDVHMHFGKVAALAGVNLEVKKGEIHSIIGPNGAGKTVMMNCINGLYHPQKGNIYLKGERINDLKPHQRAALGLSRTFQKIELFGGMTVLDNIRLGRHIHLKSGILSGSVYLGKTKREELENRQFIEEEIIDLLEIESIRDKTVHMLPYGLQKRVELGRALALNPELLLLDEPLAGLNLEEVEDMARFILDINEEKRWKITCILVEHDMGVVMDISHNVFVLNFGNQITDGPPEKVQKNPEVVKAYLGEEDLYSTRR; translated from the coding sequence ATGGTTCAAGTTGGGGAGCTCAAGGAAGGCGACACCCTTTTGAAGCTCGAAGACGTTCACATGCACTTTGGCAAGGTGGCTGCACTGGCAGGTGTCAACCTGGAGGTGAAGAAGGGCGAGATCCACTCGATCATCGGTCCGAACGGGGCCGGCAAAACGGTGATGATGAACTGCATCAACGGCCTGTATCACCCTCAGAAGGGGAACATCTATCTGAAAGGCGAACGGATCAACGATCTCAAACCCCACCAGCGTGCCGCACTGGGACTCTCACGCACGTTCCAGAAGATCGAGCTTTTCGGGGGGATGACCGTTCTCGACAATATCCGCCTCGGCCGGCACATCCATTTGAAATCGGGCATCCTCAGCGGTTCGGTCTACCTCGGCAAGACGAAGCGGGAGGAATTGGAGAACAGGCAATTCATCGAAGAAGAAATCATCGATCTGCTCGAGATCGAGAGCATTCGCGATAAAACCGTTCATATGCTGCCTTACGGCCTGCAAAAACGGGTGGAGCTGGGTCGGGCCCTCGCGCTCAACCCGGAGCTGCTCCTGCTGGACGAACCCCTGGCGGGTCTGAACCTCGAAGAAGTGGAGGACATGGCCCGCTTCATCCTGGATATCAACGAAGAAAAGCGCTGGAAGATCACCTGCATCCTGGTGGAGCACGACATGGGGGTCGTCATGGACATCTCCCACAATGTGTTCGTGTTGAACTTCGGCAATCAGATCACGGACGGTCCGCCTGAGAAGGTGCAGAAGAATCCCGAGGTCGTCAAAGCATATCTGGGTGAAGAGGACCTGTATTCCACACGGAGGTAG
- a CDS encoding deoxyguanosinetriphosphate triphosphohydrolase family protein, with protein MRSSERLLHIRRALDEAERKRFSHWACLSSEAVRRRPDEDTLLGHRQFFSVDTDRILHSLAYSRYIDKTQVFYLVKNDHITHRVLHVQLVSKIARTIGRLLRLNEDLIEAIALGHDIGHAPFGHDGEAFLSALCEAHGIGTFQHSLQSVRFLQSIERKGRGWNLALQVLDGIFCHNGELHTNALEPLTGKSFERLDEEMQLKRMDPKRDIWPMTLEGCVVRLADTISYIGRDIEDAIRLGLIRREDLPGDCVHILGNTNGTIVYTLVEDLAAHSLDQPFIRFSDAVGEALQRLKAFNHEAIYQNPLVKEQTPKIKIMFELMFDRYLRDLEEGNEPSEIHRAYLEGMSPEYRERTPPAGIVRDFLAGMTDEYFLAQCRKNFFPEVRMGIL; from the coding sequence TTGAGATCGAGCGAACGTCTACTGCATATACGCAGGGCCTTGGACGAGGCCGAGAGGAAAAGGTTTTCGCACTGGGCCTGCCTGAGTTCGGAGGCGGTGAGGAGGCGCCCCGATGAGGATACCCTGCTCGGGCATCGTCAGTTTTTTTCGGTCGATACGGATCGAATCCTTCATTCGCTGGCGTACTCGCGCTACATCGACAAGACCCAGGTATTTTATCTGGTCAAGAACGACCACATAACCCACCGAGTGCTCCATGTTCAGCTGGTATCGAAGATTGCGCGCACCATCGGACGTCTCCTCCGTTTGAACGAGGACTTGATCGAGGCCATCGCCCTCGGGCATGACATCGGGCATGCACCTTTCGGACACGATGGGGAGGCGTTTTTGTCCGCCCTCTGCGAGGCGCACGGCATCGGCACTTTTCAACACAGCCTGCAAAGCGTCCGTTTCCTGCAGAGCATCGAGCGGAAGGGCCGGGGCTGGAATTTAGCTCTGCAGGTGCTGGACGGCATTTTCTGCCACAACGGGGAACTGCACACAAACGCCCTGGAACCGTTGACAGGCAAGAGCTTCGAACGTCTGGACGAGGAGATGCAGCTCAAACGCATGGACCCGAAGCGGGATATCTGGCCGATGACCCTCGAGGGCTGTGTCGTGCGGCTTGCGGATACCATCAGCTACATCGGCCGGGACATCGAGGACGCCATCCGGCTCGGCCTGATCCGGCGGGAGGACCTGCCGGGAGACTGCGTACATATCCTCGGAAACACCAATGGAACCATCGTTTACACCCTGGTCGAAGACCTGGCGGCGCACAGCCTGGACCAGCCTTTCATACGCTTCAGCGACGCGGTGGGGGAGGCGCTGCAGCGCCTGAAGGCCTTCAACCACGAAGCGATCTACCAGAATCCGCTCGTCAAGGAACAGACGCCGAAGATAAAGATCATGTTTGAATTGATGTTCGATCGATATCTTCGGGACCTGGAAGAGGGCAACGAGCCATCGGAGATCCATCGTGCCTATTTGGAGGGGATGTCACCCGAATACCGGGAAAGGACGCCTCCGGCCGGCATCGTCCGTGATTTTCTCGCCGGCATGACAGATGAGTATTTTTTAGCGCAGTGCAGGAAAAATTTCTTTCCAGAGGTAAGAATGGGTATTTTATAA
- the rpsB gene encoding 30S ribosomal protein S2 — protein MAIVNMKELLEAGVHFGHQTRRWNPKMKPYIFGARNGIHIIDLQKTVRLFKTTYEFVTRTVAEGYSVLYVGTKKQAHDSVIEESERCGMFNVVNRWLGGTLTNFQTITKSIARLKELEAMKRDGSINRYTKKEALQMEKELAKLEKNLGGIKDMDDLPGAVFIVDPKKERIAVKEARKLGIPVVAIADTNCDPDEIDFIIPGNDDAIRAIRLICSKIADACIEGHRIAEERLKAEAEMQQSEEGAVEEAEKPESEGGPEVIVIPKREETSATEPPAAAE, from the coding sequence ATGGCTATCGTCAACATGAAGGAACTGCTGGAAGCCGGGGTGCACTTCGGGCACCAGACCAGGCGCTGGAACCCCAAAATGAAGCCTTACATCTTCGGGGCGCGCAATGGAATCCACATTATCGACCTGCAGAAGACCGTCCGGCTCTTCAAGACCACTTATGAGTTCGTTACGCGGACCGTGGCCGAGGGATATTCCGTCCTTTATGTCGGCACGAAGAAGCAGGCCCATGACTCCGTTATCGAAGAGAGCGAACGGTGCGGGATGTTCAACGTCGTCAACCGGTGGCTCGGCGGTACGCTGACCAATTTTCAGACGATCACGAAAAGCATCGCCCGGCTCAAGGAACTGGAGGCCATGAAACGGGACGGTTCGATCAACCGGTACACGAAAAAAGAGGCCCTTCAGATGGAGAAAGAGCTGGCAAAGCTCGAGAAGAACCTCGGCGGCATCAAGGATATGGATGATCTGCCCGGCGCCGTGTTCATCGTGGACCCCAAGAAGGAACGGATTGCCGTCAAAGAGGCCCGCAAGCTGGGCATCCCCGTAGTCGCCATCGCCGACACCAATTGTGATCCGGATGAGATCGATTTCATCATCCCGGGCAACGACGACGCTATCCGTGCCATCCGCCTGATCTGTTCCAAGATTGCAGACGCCTGCATCGAAGGGCACCGAATCGCCGAGGAACGATTGAAGGCCGAAGCAGAGATGCAGCAGAGCGAAGAAGGGGCGGTCGAGGAAGCGGAAAAACCGGAAAGCGAAGGAGGGCCCGAGGTCATCGTCATCCCGAAACGGGAAGAAACATCCGCCACCGAGCCCCCGGCAGCAGCGGAATAA
- the tsf gene encoding translation elongation factor Ts gives MEITASMVKDLREKTGVGMMDCKTALKECNGDMEKAVDYLRKKGIATAQKRGGRATSAGQVQAYIHGGGKIGVLVEVNCETDFTGKTDDFSEFVKDVAMQIAATNPVAIDREHVPADLLAREKEIYATQAKESGKPDKVIEKIVEGKLAKFYSEACLLEQPFVKNTDLKIQDVLNELMAKTGENILIRRFSRFQLGESDE, from the coding sequence TTGGAAATTACAGCATCGATGGTCAAGGATTTACGGGAGAAGACCGGCGTCGGCATGATGGACTGCAAAACGGCGCTGAAGGAGTGCAACGGCGACATGGAAAAGGCCGTCGATTACCTGCGCAAGAAGGGAATCGCCACGGCGCAAAAGCGGGGCGGCCGGGCGACATCCGCCGGCCAGGTCCAGGCCTATATCCACGGAGGGGGAAAAATCGGTGTTCTCGTCGAGGTCAATTGCGAAACCGATTTTACCGGTAAGACGGATGACTTTTCCGAGTTCGTAAAAGACGTCGCCATGCAGATCGCCGCCACCAATCCGGTCGCCATCGACAGGGAGCATGTCCCTGCGGACCTCCTGGCCCGGGAAAAGGAGATCTACGCCACCCAGGCCAAAGAATCCGGCAAACCGGATAAGGTGATCGAAAAGATCGTGGAAGGCAAACTGGCCAAATTCTATTCCGAGGCCTGCCTGCTGGAACAGCCGTTCGTCAAGAACACCGACCTGAAGATCCAGGACGTCCTGAATGAATTGATGGCCAAGACCGGCGAGAACATCCTCATCAGGCGCTTCAGCCGTTTTCAGCTGGGTGAATCGGATGAGTAA
- the pyrH gene encoding UMP kinase yields MSNPFPQVKRILLKLSGEALMGDDPYGIDAPVLQTVADEIAAIGRLGIQLGIVVGGGNIFRGLKAGQLNIGRVAADHMGMLATVINTIALAEALRAQGCEARILSAIQMESITEPFSRERAVGYLEGGAIVHFCAGTGNPFFTTDTAATIRALEIDADVLLKATKVDGVYDADPVIHPEARFFGRLTHREVLEKNLRVMDMTAISLAMEHGLQIAVFNLRKPGNIERFIRGEPVGTLITGEKT; encoded by the coding sequence ATGAGTAACCCCTTTCCCCAGGTCAAACGCATCCTGCTCAAACTGAGCGGCGAGGCTTTGATGGGGGATGATCCTTACGGCATCGACGCCCCGGTGCTGCAGACCGTCGCAGATGAGATCGCGGCGATCGGCCGGCTGGGGATCCAACTGGGGATCGTCGTCGGAGGGGGCAACATTTTCAGAGGTCTGAAGGCCGGCCAACTCAACATCGGACGGGTCGCCGCCGACCATATGGGCATGCTTGCCACCGTCATCAATACGATCGCACTGGCCGAGGCACTGAGGGCGCAGGGCTGCGAGGCCCGGATCCTCAGTGCCATCCAGATGGAGAGCATCACCGAACCCTTCAGCCGCGAGCGGGCGGTGGGCTACCTCGAAGGGGGAGCCATCGTCCATTTCTGCGCGGGAACCGGCAACCCGTTTTTCACCACGGATACGGCGGCCACTATCAGGGCCCTGGAAATAGATGCCGACGTCCTCCTCAAGGCGACCAAGGTGGACGGGGTCTATGACGCCGATCCGGTCATCCACCCCGAGGCGAGATTTTTCGGGCGCCTGACCCACCGTGAGGTCCTGGAAAAAAACCTGAGGGTCATGGATATGACGGCGATATCCCTCGCGATGGAGCACGGGCTTCAGATCGCCGTCTTCAATCTGCGCAAGCCCGGTAATATAGAGCGGTTCATCCGGGGAGAGCCCGTCGGCACGCTTATCACAGGAGAGAAGACATGA
- the frr gene encoding ribosome recycling factor, with translation MIDEILTELRQKMNKSVESLQKDFKRIRTGRASGALLEGIKVDCYETQMPLDQVASISIPESRLITIQPWDKSITPNIEKAILKSELGLTPLNDGKLIRISIPPLTEERRKELAKLARKMSEENKIAIRNQRREANDLLKEMKNEKEISEDEMYRAQEQVQKVTDEFISAIDDVTSAKEKEIMEF, from the coding sequence ATGATCGATGAAATCCTTACCGAACTCCGGCAGAAAATGAACAAGTCCGTCGAATCGCTCCAGAAGGATTTCAAACGCATCCGGACGGGGCGTGCATCCGGCGCCCTGCTCGAAGGGATCAAGGTAGACTGCTACGAGACCCAGATGCCCCTCGATCAGGTGGCATCCATTTCGATACCGGAAAGCCGTCTCATCACTATTCAGCCATGGGACAAATCGATCACGCCCAACATCGAAAAGGCCATTCTCAAATCGGAATTGGGCCTGACGCCTTTGAACGACGGCAAGCTCATCCGGATCTCCATCCCCCCGCTGACCGAGGAAAGACGCAAAGAACTGGCCAAACTGGCGCGCAAGATGTCGGAGGAGAACAAGATCGCGATCCGCAATCAACGGCGCGAGGCCAATGACTTGTTGAAGGAGATGAAGAACGAGAAGGAGATCTCCGAAGACGAGATGTACCGGGCCCAGGAACAGGTCCAGAAGGTGACCGATGAATTCATCAGCGCCATAGATGACGTCACCTCGGCCAAGGAAAAGGAGATCATGGAATTTTAG
- a CDS encoding isoprenyl transferase: MVQNDTENLPRHIAIIMDGNGRWAKKRGLKRVLGHQKGVDAVRTVVKTTRRLEIPWLTLYAFSEENWSRPKLEVQALMSILRRFLQSERQEMIQQGIRLQTIGRTDKLPAATRDELAATILATAENNDLVLTLALSYGGRQEIVDAARAISHGIETGALRASDISEELFAKYLYVPEMPDPDLLIRTSGEYRISNFLLWQIAYSEIYITPTLWPDFSEEEYIKAIRDYQRRERRFGGTNESD, translated from the coding sequence ATGGTTCAGAACGATACCGAAAATTTACCGCGCCACATAGCGATCATCATGGATGGCAATGGGCGCTGGGCCAAGAAGCGCGGGCTGAAACGCGTCCTCGGGCATCAAAAAGGCGTCGACGCTGTTCGGACCGTCGTCAAAACCACGCGCAGGCTGGAGATCCCGTGGCTGACCCTTTACGCCTTCTCCGAGGAGAACTGGTCCCGACCAAAGCTCGAGGTCCAGGCCCTCATGAGTATCCTGCGCCGTTTTCTGCAGTCGGAAAGACAGGAAATGATCCAGCAAGGCATCCGGCTTCAGACGATCGGGCGGACCGACAAACTCCCCGCAGCCACGAGGGATGAACTCGCAGCAACCATCCTGGCGACGGCGGAGAACAACGACCTGGTGCTGACCCTGGCCCTGAGTTACGGCGGCAGGCAGGAGATCGTCGATGCAGCGCGGGCCATTTCCCACGGGATCGAGACCGGTGCCCTGCGGGCGTCTGACATCAGCGAAGAGCTTTTTGCGAAATATCTCTATGTCCCCGAGATGCCCGATCCCGATCTTCTCATACGGACAAGCGGCGAATACCGCATCAGCAACTTTCTTCTCTGGCAGATCGCCTACAGCGAGATCTACATCACACCGACCCTGTGGCCGGATTTCAGCGAGGAAGAATACATCAAGGCTATTCGCGACTATCAGCGAAGGGAGCGGCGGTTCGGCGGCACCAACGAATCGGATTGA
- a CDS encoding phosphatidate cytidylyltransferase encodes MHLKRWLTALVGIPALILVIGPGPRWVLYAILLAAAVVALLEFYRITEPELPGIFRWTGVGVVCAFFAAVYFRHVLLLPAIAALTALAPMVCHLWIPGQPAADWTARIGRTCWGPFYTGVPLVLLMLIDMRPSGNLWIFFLLTVVFAGDTSAYYVGKGFGKRKLNARISPGKTWAGASGGAAGSLIGGILFIRMFPIHPLNLSAVILILVLAAAGQVGDLAESLLKRSHGIKDSGAILPGHGGLLDRIDALIFAIPILYAYLYIC; translated from the coding sequence ATGCATCTAAAGAGATGGCTCACGGCGCTTGTCGGAATCCCTGCCCTGATCCTCGTCATCGGCCCCGGCCCCCGATGGGTTCTTTATGCCATCCTTCTCGCGGCGGCCGTCGTGGCCCTCCTGGAGTTTTACCGGATCACCGAACCCGAATTACCCGGGATCTTCCGCTGGACCGGCGTTGGGGTCGTCTGCGCCTTTTTTGCGGCAGTCTATTTCCGGCATGTGCTTCTCTTGCCTGCCATCGCCGCTTTGACAGCTTTGGCACCGATGGTGTGCCACTTGTGGATTCCCGGGCAGCCCGCCGCCGACTGGACCGCGCGCATCGGGAGGACCTGTTGGGGGCCGTTCTATACAGGGGTCCCGCTCGTCCTCTTGATGTTGATCGACATGCGGCCTTCCGGAAACCTCTGGATCTTTTTCCTGCTGACGGTGGTCTTCGCAGGGGACACATCTGCCTATTACGTCGGGAAGGGCTTTGGAAAACGCAAACTGAATGCACGGATCAGCCCCGGCAAGACCTGGGCCGGAGCCAGCGGCGGAGCCGCGGGGAGCCTGATCGGCGGGATCCTCTTTATCAGGATGTTCCCCATTCACCCTTTGAATCTGTCCGCTGTCATCCTGATCCTGGTTCTCGCCGCGGCGGGCCAGGTCGGAGACCTCGCGGAATCGCTTCTCAAGAGAAGCCATGGGATCAAGGACTCCGGGGCGATCCTGCCCGGCCACGGTGGGCTCCTGGACAGGATCGACGCCTTGATTTTTGCAATTCCGATCCTTTATGCTTATCTTTATATTTGTTGA
- a CDS encoding 1-deoxy-D-xylulose-5-phosphate reductoisomerase encodes MMNIALLGSTGSIGVNVLNVIRRNPGLYRIQALGAGTNIDLLLAQTEEFKPRTVVLRDADLAVAFRDRLPSHLQPEVLHGTTGLLAVVRRGETDTVISAISGAAGLMPTYEAVRCAKNVALANKETMVMAGPLVMRLAREKGVWIRPIDSEHSAIFQALQGHRRKDVRRVILTASGGPFRSASHASLTRVTPAQALDHPNWRMGPKISIDSATLMNKGLEIIEALWLFDLAIEQIDVLVHPQSIVHSMVEYADGSVIAQMGIPDMVIPIAYALSHPAHLPTGLPSLDLSRTGPLTFEAPDMQTFPCLRLAIEAARAGGSLPAVLNGANEVAVEAFLNGRIGFLDIPSVIERTMHAHHPFPIDTIEQVLEADLWARRTAGRMIESVPLPSDTVPGSQNLQDSRI; translated from the coding sequence ATGATGAACATCGCACTCCTCGGGTCGACCGGTTCGATCGGAGTAAACGTCCTCAACGTCATACGCAGAAACCCTGGCCTTTACCGCATCCAGGCCCTCGGGGCGGGGACCAACATCGATCTCCTCCTCGCACAGACTGAGGAGTTCAAGCCCCGGACCGTCGTGCTGCGCGACGCAGACCTTGCGGTGGCCTTCCGCGACCGCCTGCCTTCGCACCTGCAACCCGAAGTGCTTCACGGGACGACCGGCCTTCTGGCCGTCGTCCGTCGTGGGGAAACCGACACTGTCATATCGGCCATTTCGGGCGCGGCCGGGCTGATGCCCACCTACGAAGCGGTGCGGTGCGCAAAAAACGTTGCGCTGGCCAACAAGGAAACGATGGTGATGGCCGGCCCGCTGGTCATGCGACTCGCCAGGGAAAAGGGCGTATGGATCCGTCCCATCGACAGTGAACACAGCGCGATCTTCCAGGCCCTTCAGGGACACCGGCGCAAGGATGTCCGGCGCGTCATCCTGACCGCCTCCGGCGGGCCTTTCCGGAGCGCATCCCACGCATCGCTGACCCGGGTCACCCCGGCACAGGCGCTGGACCACCCCAATTGGCGGATGGGGCCCAAAATAAGCATCGATTCCGCCACGCTGATGAACAAAGGGCTTGAAATCATCGAGGCGCTCTGGCTTTTCGACCTGGCGATCGAGCAGATCGATGTGCTGGTGCACCCCCAGAGCATCGTCCACTCCATGGTGGAATACGCGGACGGGTCGGTCATCGCTCAAATGGGCATCCCGGATATGGTGATCCCGATTGCTTACGCCCTTTCCCATCCGGCCCACCTGCCGACAGGTTTGCCTTCGCTTGACCTGAGCCGCACGGGCCCTCTGACTTTCGAGGCCCCGGATATGCAGACCTTCCCCTGTCTGAGGCTGGCCATCGAGGCGGCCCGGGCGGGGGGCAGCCTGCCGGCGGTTTTGAACGGGGCCAACGAGGTCGCCGTGGAGGCCTTCCTGAACGGCAGGATCGGCTTCCTGGACATCCCGTCCGTGATCGAAAGGACCATGCACGCTCATCACCCCTTCCCGATCGACACGATCGAGCAAGTCCTCGAAGCGGACCTCTGGGCGCGCCGGACAGCCGGGCGGATGATCGAGAGCGTCCCTCTTCCCTCGGACACTGTGCCGGGTTCTCAAAACCTTCAAGACTCGCGGATCTGA